The following are encoded in a window of Amycolatopsis solani genomic DNA:
- a CDS encoding LLM class flavin-dependent oxidoreductase: MNSLHFNAFIWPNGYHESAWRVVGDDVRGVLGLPYYADIARTAERGLMDSIFLADNIAIAEYRVTHLPQTQFDPIAVLSALAAVTEKIGLIGTGSTTYNKPWELARRFATLDHLSGGRAGWNIVTTITSLAAANFGEKAHPDHADRYERAHEFVDVVTRAWDSWDDDAIVGDRENGVWADRAKLHAPRFHGRFYDVEGVLPFPRSPQGRPVLVQAGQSAAGIGLAARYAELVFSGPPSLEAAVKFRAELDAQVVAAGRDPSKVRVLPALMVTLGGTEAEAKARAERLEELASPEFRWQNALYTAGLDPDAFDPDAPLPAELRAEGGSSRLQQLAAAARERPEAPLREIAAKITGGAGQVHFVGTPEQLADHVLTWQDAGAVDGFTIMGSTLPYELTAFVDHVVPILQAKGRYRTEYAGSTLREHLAG, encoded by the coding sequence GTGAATTCCCTGCACTTCAACGCGTTCATCTGGCCGAACGGCTACCACGAATCCGCGTGGCGCGTGGTCGGCGACGACGTCCGCGGGGTGCTCGGGCTGCCGTACTACGCCGATATCGCGCGGACGGCCGAGCGCGGCCTGATGGACTCGATCTTCCTGGCCGACAACATCGCCATCGCCGAATACCGCGTCACCCACCTGCCGCAGACGCAGTTCGACCCGATCGCCGTGCTCTCCGCGCTGGCCGCGGTCACCGAGAAGATCGGCCTGATCGGCACCGGTTCGACGACCTACAACAAGCCGTGGGAGCTCGCCCGGCGGTTCGCCACGCTGGACCACCTCAGCGGCGGGCGCGCGGGCTGGAACATCGTCACCACCATCACCTCGCTGGCCGCGGCGAACTTCGGCGAGAAGGCCCACCCCGACCACGCCGACCGGTACGAGCGCGCGCACGAGTTCGTCGACGTCGTCACCCGGGCGTGGGACAGCTGGGACGACGACGCGATCGTCGGCGACCGCGAGAACGGCGTCTGGGCCGACCGCGCCAAGCTGCACGCGCCGCGGTTCCACGGCCGGTTCTACGACGTCGAAGGCGTCCTGCCGTTCCCGCGGTCGCCGCAGGGGCGGCCGGTGCTCGTCCAGGCGGGGCAGTCGGCCGCCGGGATCGGGCTCGCGGCCCGGTACGCGGAGCTCGTGTTCTCCGGGCCGCCGTCGCTGGAGGCGGCGGTGAAGTTCCGCGCCGAGCTGGACGCCCAGGTCGTCGCGGCGGGCCGGGACCCGTCGAAGGTGCGGGTGCTGCCCGCCCTGATGGTGACCCTCGGCGGCACCGAGGCCGAGGCGAAGGCCCGCGCGGAGCGGCTCGAAGAGCTGGCCAGCCCGGAGTTCCGCTGGCAGAACGCGTTGTACACCGCGGGCCTCGACCCGGACGCGTTCGACCCGGACGCGCCGCTGCCCGCCGAGCTGCGGGCCGAGGGCGGGTCGTCGCGGCTGCAGCAGCTCGCGGCGGCGGCGCGGGAGCGACCCGAGGCCCCGCTGCGCGAGATCGCGGCGAAGATCACCGGGGGAGCGGGGCAGGTCCACTTCGTCGGCACGCCGGAGCAGCTCGCCGACCACGTGCTCACCTGGCAGGACGCCGGGGCCGTCGACGGGTTCACCATCATGGGATCGACGCTGCCCTACGAGCTGACCGCGTTCGTCGACCACGTCGTGCCGATCCTGCAGGCCAAGGGCCGGTACCGGACCGAATACGCGGGCTCGACGCTGCGTGAGCACCTGGCCGGGTGA
- a CDS encoding LLM class flavin-dependent oxidoreductase, producing the protein MRFQVLDILPHLTNPVTGRRIRTDERFAQALTSARYAEEFGFDAVALGERHAGHFLSSGVTVLLGAIAATTSRVRIQTGVSVLSVHDPLRVAEDYATVDQLSRGRLELVIGKGNELRQLPMFGIGNGDQWDALAEKYELLRRLWREEDVTWTGRFRGPLQEVTSLPRPFAGAPRVWHGSATTVTSAELAAQWGDPLFSANAIQPRDNYTVLIEHYRKHYAEHGHDPRFAYVGAGAGFLYLADTTQEAREAFGPTYERIVEYFNQPGNHTPGNAMEFPTIDDAIARGPVLVGSPRQITEKILWWHEAYGHDLQSFSLPTMIPHEQQLAMLERFAAEVVPVVRAAAPTTLWTDQDPYGGRPAVHGRTAADAARTIEGAAL; encoded by the coding sequence ATGAGATTCCAGGTCCTGGACATCCTGCCCCACCTGACGAACCCGGTGACCGGTCGCCGGATCCGCACCGACGAGCGCTTCGCGCAGGCGCTCACCTCGGCGCGCTACGCCGAGGAGTTCGGTTTCGACGCCGTCGCGCTCGGCGAACGCCACGCCGGGCACTTCCTGAGCAGCGGCGTCACCGTGCTGCTCGGGGCGATCGCCGCGACGACGAGCCGCGTCCGGATCCAGACCGGCGTCTCGGTGCTGTCGGTCCACGACCCGCTGCGCGTGGCGGAGGACTACGCCACCGTCGACCAGCTGTCCCGCGGCCGGCTGGAGCTGGTGATCGGCAAGGGCAACGAGCTGCGCCAGCTGCCGATGTTCGGCATCGGCAACGGCGACCAGTGGGACGCGCTCGCGGAGAAGTACGAGCTGCTGCGGCGGCTCTGGCGCGAGGAGGACGTCACGTGGACCGGCCGCTTCCGCGGTCCGCTGCAGGAGGTCACCAGCCTGCCGCGCCCGTTCGCCGGCGCGCCCCGCGTCTGGCACGGGTCGGCGACGACGGTGACGTCGGCCGAGCTGGCGGCCCAGTGGGGCGACCCGCTCTTCTCGGCCAACGCGATCCAGCCGCGCGACAACTACACCGTGCTGATCGAGCACTACCGCAAGCACTACGCCGAGCACGGCCACGACCCGCGCTTCGCCTACGTCGGGGCGGGGGCCGGGTTCCTGTACCTGGCCGACACCACGCAGGAGGCACGTGAGGCGTTCGGCCCCACCTACGAGCGGATTGTCGAATACTTCAACCAGCCCGGCAACCACACGCCGGGCAACGCGATGGAGTTCCCGACCATCGACGACGCGATCGCGCGCGGCCCCGTGCTGGTGGGCAGCCCGCGGCAGATCACCGAGAAGATCCTGTGGTGGCACGAGGCCTACGGCCACGACTTGCAGTCCTTCAGCCTGCCCACGATGATCCCGCACGAGCAGCAGCTCGCCATGCTCGAACGGTTCGCCGCCGAGGTCGTGCCCGTGGTGCGCGCCGCGGCGCCGACGACACTGTGGACCGACCAGGACCCGTACGGCGGTCGCCCGGCCGTCCACGGGCGCACCGCCGCCGACGCGGCACGCACCATCGAAGGAGCCGCGCTGTGA
- a CDS encoding TetR/AcrR family transcriptional regulator, with product MKRADARRNAENVLEAAAAVFVTSGVEAPIREIAARAGVGTATIYRHYPTRADLILAVYRLQVESLAEAGPALLASEPGPHRALVAWIDRFVDFVITKQGLASVLQSDEACYDPLHAYFLERLGPVCTDLLEAAAAAGEIEPGQDPYELMRGVGSLCAGAGTAYDPRRLVRVLVNGLRRA from the coding sequence GTGAAGCGTGCCGACGCGCGGCGCAACGCCGAGAACGTCCTGGAGGCCGCGGCGGCGGTGTTCGTGACCTCCGGCGTCGAAGCCCCGATCCGGGAGATCGCCGCCCGGGCCGGGGTGGGTACGGCGACCATCTACCGCCACTACCCGACCCGCGCGGACCTGATCCTCGCGGTGTACCGGCTGCAGGTCGAGTCGCTGGCCGAAGCCGGGCCGGCGCTGCTCGCGAGCGAACCGGGGCCGCACCGCGCGCTCGTGGCGTGGATCGACCGGTTCGTCGACTTCGTCATCACCAAGCAGGGGCTCGCGTCGGTGCTGCAGTCCGACGAAGCGTGCTACGACCCGCTGCACGCCTACTTCCTCGAGCGCCTCGGCCCGGTGTGCACCGACCTGCTGGAAGCGGCCGCCGCGGCCGGCGAGATCGAGCCGGGCCAGGACCCGTACGAGCTGATGCGCGGCGTCGGCAGCCTGTGCGCCGGCGCGGGCACCGCCTACGACCCACGCCGGCTCGTGCGGGTCCTGGTCAATGGGCTCCGGCGCGCCTGA
- a CDS encoding alpha/beta fold hydrolase yields the protein MTTTYVLVHGAWHTGQAWARVVPHLAASGRRVFTPTLTGYGETAHLLGPDVGLGTHTADVVRLLVEENLHDVVLVGHSYAGMVISAVANQVPERVARLVYLDAMVPTDGENALDVMPISRTMLGTGWRVPPLPELPAPFGLFGVTDPGDVAWVRTMLGDQSLRCLEEPVAMDNPALAAIPRTHIHCTVKPGGFDRRPVPAVQPNGEPADVRELATGHDCMITEPAALAALLLDVGVRAGSLRA from the coding sequence ATGACGACGACGTACGTGCTGGTCCACGGCGCTTGGCACACCGGGCAGGCCTGGGCGCGGGTCGTGCCCCACCTGGCCGCGAGCGGGCGCCGGGTCTTCACCCCGACGCTGACCGGCTACGGCGAGACCGCGCACCTGCTCGGCCCGGACGTCGGGCTCGGCACGCACACCGCCGACGTCGTGCGGCTGCTGGTCGAAGAAAACCTGCACGACGTCGTCCTCGTCGGGCACAGCTACGCCGGCATGGTGATCTCCGCGGTGGCCAACCAGGTGCCCGAGCGCGTCGCGCGGCTCGTCTACCTCGACGCGATGGTGCCCACCGACGGGGAGAACGCGCTCGACGTCATGCCGATCAGCCGGACCATGCTCGGGACCGGCTGGCGCGTGCCGCCGCTGCCCGAGCTGCCCGCGCCCTTCGGCCTGTTCGGGGTGACCGATCCCGGGGACGTCGCCTGGGTGCGGACCATGCTGGGCGATCAGTCCCTGCGGTGCCTGGAGGAACCGGTGGCCATGGACAACCCGGCGCTGGCCGCGATCCCGCGTACGCACATCCACTGCACCGTCAAGCCCGGCGGGTTCGACCGGCGCCCGGTGCCCGCCGTGCAGCCGAACGGCGAGCCCGCCGACGTGCGGGAGCTGGCCACCGGCCACGACTGCATGATCACCGAACCGGCGGCGCTCGCCGCGCTGCTGCTGGACGTCGGGGTGCGGGCCGGTAGCCTGCGGGCGTGA